One genomic window of Blastopirellula retiformator includes the following:
- a CDS encoding type II secretion system F family protein: MLDNLDPNIIAVLIFAGVASVAAFIFLAVKELAYGGQSGSSTLVGLRQFPPRRNLTEGSSIGEFDHWLTRTLYLSGVDFGPTMAVTLLLAIGLTCGLAAFVFTEDPLVTGLATVLGIFAGLGVLIWIKRRRLQAFQTQFPGALELIARAVRAGESFEQAVHLVGETSEDPIGIEFRRCAKQLDVGLPVPAAMEGMADRVELMDVKIFATTISVHRESGGALPETLDRLAAVIRDRMAYHRQLRSITSAGRMSATIISLLAPLLLLFFLLFQPEYFSEFFSHPWGRYLLLFALISEALGLYFVYRLVKADY, translated from the coding sequence GTGCTCGATAATCTCGATCCCAACATCATCGCCGTGCTGATCTTTGCGGGCGTCGCTTCGGTGGCCGCGTTCATTTTTCTGGCGGTCAAAGAGCTGGCGTATGGTGGACAGAGCGGTTCGTCGACATTGGTCGGACTGCGGCAGTTTCCGCCCCGACGTAATTTGACCGAAGGTTCGTCGATCGGCGAGTTCGATCATTGGTTGACCCGCACGTTGTATCTCTCGGGCGTCGATTTCGGGCCGACGATGGCGGTGACGTTGTTGCTGGCGATCGGACTGACATGCGGCTTGGCGGCGTTTGTGTTTACCGAGGATCCGCTGGTGACCGGTTTGGCGACCGTGCTGGGGATCTTTGCCGGACTGGGCGTGTTGATCTGGATCAAGCGTCGTCGCTTACAGGCGTTTCAAACGCAGTTCCCCGGGGCGCTAGAGTTAATTGCACGTGCCGTTCGGGCCGGCGAAAGCTTTGAGCAAGCCGTTCACTTGGTGGGCGAGACAAGCGAAGATCCGATCGGTATCGAGTTCCGCCGCTGTGCCAAACAACTCGACGTCGGTTTGCCGGTTCCGGCCGCGATGGAAGGAATGGCGGATCGCGTCGAATTGATGGACGTCAAGATTTTCGCCACCACGATCAGCGTCCATCGCGAGTCAGGCGGCGCCTTGCCCGAAACCCTGGATCGGTTGGCGGCGGTCATTCGCGACCGGATGGCGTACCATCGCCAATTGCGGAGCATCACCAGCGCCGGGCGAATGTCGGCGACGATTATTTCGCTGCTCGCACCGCTGCTGCTGTTGTTCTTCCTGCTGTTTCAACCGGAGTACTTCAGCGAGTTCTTCTCTCATCCGTGGGGGCGATACTTGTTGCTGTTTGCCTTGATTAGCGAGGCGCTTGGTCTTTATTTCGTCTATCGCCTGGTGAAGGCCGACTACTAA
- a CDS encoding CpaF family protein → MIMSSQTAADREIDQDELEFQRLKTSLHAEMVDSLDLGAVTSRNEEAIRDDIRNLSSKYCQRKNLKLNDETRRRLEKELDYELFGLGPIEPLMKDPSISDILVNGAAEVYIERHGQLELTDVIFADDAHVLRIIQRVVGRVGRRIDEVSPMVDARLPDGSRVNAVVAPLALGGPKMSIRRFGIEHLHLKNLIATDSLSQEMADFLQACVASRISFLISGGTGAGKTTLLNALSASIPHDERIVTIEDSAELLLQHPHVLGMETRPSNSEGAGAVTQRDLVRNSLRMRPDRIIVGEVRGPEALDMLQAMNTGHEGSLTTIHANDSLDALARLEMMVAMTGFELPVKVVRQYVAAGIKLVIHVARLKGGVRRVTRIAEIREVNENGDYVLDDIFGFRQEGLDEHGRAKGRFYATGYWAVCRERFADAGVDFDENVMQKHESDPIYAKYINSVGRVALSSEESGLIDLAADADHRHEPADREEES, encoded by the coding sequence ATGATCATGTCCAGCCAAACCGCGGCCGACCGAGAAATCGACCAGGACGAACTGGAGTTCCAGCGTCTCAAGACGTCGCTGCATGCCGAGATGGTCGACTCGCTCGACTTGGGCGCCGTCACCAGCCGAAACGAAGAGGCGATCCGCGACGACATTCGCAACCTGTCGAGCAAATACTGCCAGCGCAAGAACCTGAAGCTGAATGACGAAACCCGCCGTCGTCTCGAGAAAGAGCTTGACTACGAACTGTTTGGTCTGGGGCCGATCGAGCCGCTGATGAAGGACCCCTCGATCAGCGACATTCTGGTCAACGGCGCCGCCGAGGTTTACATCGAACGTCACGGCCAGTTGGAACTGACCGATGTGATTTTCGCGGATGACGCCCACGTGCTGCGAATCATTCAGCGCGTCGTCGGCCGGGTAGGGCGCCGGATCGATGAAGTGAGCCCGATGGTCGACGCTCGCTTGCCGGACGGATCGCGGGTAAACGCCGTCGTGGCGCCTCTGGCGTTGGGCGGACCAAAAATGTCGATTCGCCGATTCGGCATCGAGCACCTACATCTGAAGAATCTGATCGCGACCGATTCGCTCTCGCAAGAGATGGCCGATTTTCTGCAGGCCTGCGTCGCTTCGCGGATCAGCTTCCTGATCTCCGGCGGTACCGGTGCCGGTAAGACCACCTTGCTGAACGCCTTGTCGGCGTCGATTCCGCATGACGAGCGGATCGTCACGATCGAAGATTCGGCCGAACTGTTGTTGCAGCATCCGCACGTCCTGGGCATGGAAACCCGGCCCTCCAACAGCGAAGGCGCCGGCGCCGTCACGCAGCGCGACCTGGTTCGCAACAGTTTGCGGATGCGTCCCGATCGCATCATCGTCGGCGAAGTGCGCGGGCCTGAAGCGCTCGACATGTTGCAGGCGATGAACACCGGTCACGAAGGTTCGCTGACGACGATTCACGCCAATGATTCGCTCGACGCGCTGGCCCGGCTAGAAATGATGGTCGCGATGACTGGTTTTGAGTTGCCGGTCAAAGTGGTTCGCCAATACGTTGCCGCTGGAATCAAGTTGGTGATTCATGTCGCCCGCTTGAAAGGGGGCGTTCGTCGCGTCACCCGCATCGCCGAGATTCGCGAAGTCAACGAGAACGGCGATTACGTCTTGGACGACATCTTCGGGTTCCGCCAAGAAGGACTCGACGAACATGGCCGGGCCAAAGGTCGCTTTTACGCTACCGGTTACTGGGCCGTTTGTCGAGAACGCTTCGCCGACGCGGGCGTCGATTTCGACGAGAACGTCATGCAGAAGCATGAATCGGATCCGATCTACGCCAAGTACATCAACTCGGTCGGCCGAGTCGCCCTGTCGAGCGAAGAGTCCGGCTTGATTGATCTGGCGGCGGATGCCGACCACCGCCATGAGCCCGCTGATCGAGAGGAGGAGTCGTAG
- a CDS encoding tetratricopeptide repeat protein, with protein MAKYAPIALLVSVACVGCASAPFGQGGGLFSSAHPGPANYSQQLSLARLSERQDKSESAERIYHAILKEQPDNVVANHRLGVMAAKRGLHDEAGKYFTAAEASGLQTAEFYNDYGYWLYLQNKTEGAEQYFQKSLATDGSYRAAHNNLGLILGEQQRYEESLKHFMLAVDEGEAYANLAFIQSQMGDLESAEGNYHQALEMNPELKRAAQALVQIASKRGHIQPVRKVPTKREKKTADQVAQKRTAAPVVAASEEETPKQVAPVAYMAPQNPSNTVADAAQTQQLVVDAGQASLETKVESAMTSKSGLHYPQIMSIPPSLKLNQMKQTISDSPSATQRLGFAENTLRDTRRSE; from the coding sequence ATGGCCAAATACGCTCCGATCGCCTTGCTCGTTTCCGTCGCTTGCGTCGGCTGCGCCTCGGCGCCGTTTGGGCAGGGAGGCGGACTCTTCTCCTCAGCTCATCCTGGTCCGGCCAACTATAGCCAACAGCTAAGTCTAGCGCGGTTGTCGGAACGTCAAGACAAGTCGGAGTCGGCCGAACGCATTTACCATGCGATCCTGAAAGAGCAACCCGACAACGTCGTCGCCAACCATCGCCTGGGTGTGATGGCCGCCAAACGGGGCCTCCACGACGAAGCCGGCAAGTACTTTACAGCCGCCGAAGCCAGCGGCCTGCAAACCGCCGAGTTCTACAACGACTACGGCTATTGGCTCTACCTGCAGAACAAAACGGAAGGCGCTGAACAGTACTTCCAAAAGTCGCTGGCGACCGACGGCTCGTATCGCGCCGCGCACAATAACCTGGGGCTGATTCTGGGCGAACAACAGCGGTATGAAGAGAGCCTGAAACACTTCATGCTGGCGGTCGACGAAGGGGAAGCTTACGCCAACCTCGCCTTCATCCAGTCGCAGATGGGAGATCTGGAGTCGGCTGAAGGCAACTACCACCAGGCCCTGGAAATGAACCCCGAACTAAAACGCGCCGCCCAAGCCCTGGTGCAGATCGCCAGCAAGCGGGGTCACATCCAACCGGTGCGAAAGGTTCCGACCAAGCGTGAGAAGAAAACGGCCGACCAGGTGGCGCAGAAGCGAACCGCAGCTCCTGTCGTCGCCGCCTCCGAAGAAGAAACGCCCAAACAGGTCGCGCCGGTCGCCTACATGGCCCCGCAAAACCCGTCCAACACCGTTGCCGATGCCGCGCAGACGCAACAGTTGGTCGTGGACGCCGGTCAAGCGTCGCTGGAAACGAAGGTCGAGTCGGCGATGACCAGCAAGTCGGGCCTGCACTACCCGCAGATCATGTCGATTCCGCCGTCGTTGAAGCTGAATCAGATGAAGCAGACCATCAGCGACAGTCCGAGCGCTACTCAACGACTGGGCTTTGCCGAAAACACGCTGCGTGACACGCGGCGAAGCGAGTAA
- a CDS encoding A24 family peptidase yields the protein MDKLNLVAVLVVALFTAIAFGVDLKTGKLPNWLTMPALGLGVLFHSVVNGWGGLQHSLLGAVVGFALLLVLLLIGGGGGGDVKFMAALGAWFGPILVVLVFISSAVLALIITIFLVVGKMMFRARTDKPDASAGGDSAKEKLDIARQTLPYGVPVCLASWIFLLLRLVILLKTPLENG from the coding sequence GTGGACAAGCTGAATCTCGTCGCGGTCCTTGTGGTCGCCCTATTTACGGCGATCGCCTTTGGCGTCGACCTGAAAACCGGTAAGCTACCTAATTGGTTGACGATGCCGGCGCTGGGACTGGGCGTCCTGTTTCACTCGGTCGTCAACGGCTGGGGCGGTTTGCAGCATAGCCTGCTAGGCGCGGTTGTAGGATTCGCCCTCCTGCTGGTTCTCCTGTTGATCGGAGGAGGTGGGGGAGGAGACGTGAAGTTTATGGCGGCCCTCGGAGCCTGGTTTGGCCCGATTCTGGTCGTCCTGGTGTTTATCAGCAGTGCGGTTTTAGCGCTAATCATCACCATCTTCCTGGTCGTGGGAAAGATGATGTTTCGCGCCAGAACCGACAAGCCGGATGCGTCGGCTGGGGGAGATTCGGCGAAGGAAAAGCTCGATATCGCTCGGCAGACGCTTCCCTATGGGGTGCCGGTTTGCCTGGCCAGTTGGATCTTTCTTCTACTGCGACTGGTCATCCTGCTGAAGACGCCGCTCGAAAACGGCTAA
- the cpaB gene encoding Flp pilus assembly protein CpaB, with protein sequence MSRLSPGTLLLGVVAVMFGLLAAYVVRKNMTREEPAPVVETPPPPVETYVVPKAAANLMAGRTLTMGDVVIYRYTQEQVDAQPLPSGYMVSAEQIIGRTLKQELADKSVFTPDMFYPEGTGPGIVQDLEPGQRAFTVRVEYDEAVEGFARPGTKVDVLFRVDADVENELPQTTVTLLQEVKVLSFDASPLSVNPIADPRVARRRQTATVTLAVQPQDVIKLQVAENHGTFALALVSPDGNAVSYDGAPRTLSELMDRRPPLRTMMRVYRGASISELEFRENADGRDQLFRASQSQDAVDAAADVAVAS encoded by the coding sequence ATGTCTCGGTTGAGTCCTGGAACGTTATTATTGGGCGTAGTCGCCGTCATGTTCGGCTTGTTGGCCGCTTATGTGGTCCGCAAGAACATGACGCGAGAAGAGCCGGCGCCGGTCGTGGAAACGCCCCCGCCACCGGTCGAAACGTATGTCGTTCCGAAAGCGGCCGCCAATCTGATGGCGGGCCGTACCCTGACCATGGGCGACGTGGTCATCTACCGCTACACGCAAGAGCAGGTCGACGCTCAGCCGCTGCCGAGCGGGTACATGGTCAGCGCCGAGCAGATCATCGGCCGCACCTTGAAACAAGAACTGGCCGATAAGTCGGTCTTTACGCCCGACATGTTCTATCCGGAAGGAACGGGCCCCGGCATCGTTCAGGATCTGGAGCCAGGCCAACGCGCGTTCACCGTGCGAGTCGAATATGACGAAGCGGTCGAAGGGTTTGCTCGCCCCGGCACGAAGGTCGACGTGTTGTTTCGCGTCGACGCCGATGTCGAAAATGAGTTGCCGCAAACGACCGTGACGCTGCTGCAAGAAGTCAAAGTTCTGTCGTTCGACGCCAGTCCGTTGTCGGTCAATCCTATTGCCGATCCCCGCGTGGCCCGTCGACGTCAGACGGCGACCGTGACCCTGGCGGTGCAACCGCAGGACGTCATCAAGCTGCAAGTCGCCGAGAACCACGGCACGTTCGCGCTGGCGTTGGTTTCGCCAGATGGGAACGCCGTTTCTTACGACGGAGCGCCGCGCACGTTGTCGGAACTGATGGACCGCCGCCCGCCGTTGCGAACGATGATGCGGGTCTATCGCGGCGCGAGCATCTCGGAACTGGAGTTTCGCGAGAATGCTGACGGCCGCGATCAGTTGTTCCGCGCGTCGCAATCGCAGGACGCTGTCGACGCCGCGGCCGATGTCGCCGTCGCCAGCTAG
- a CDS encoding type II secretion system F family protein, protein MNNPMLLVVGAFFGVTLLIYLVGRLLLSSDRNQPDAMLHPGAKPSIGLGRMTRAFAGIVPVSSSSYETLQKDMVKAGYYHRDAADEFLAVRNAALVAWIIFVGVALVAIPDLSESLTQLILIFSVAVLILIFAIPRVIISSQASARVSRIQHALPDALDMITMTTTAGLPLQKSIKRVSDEMVQAHEDLACELMIIDRQAETGSLTQAIQNFAKRLEIPEVNALSTLVTQAQRIGGSVAGAFREFADSIRRTRRQLAEERGNQNSIKLLIPVIFLLAPPIYILLLGPSALRLHDFMTTGAQEGGALDQNTSAAASPLPERYESP, encoded by the coding sequence ATGAACAACCCCATGCTACTGGTCGTCGGCGCCTTCTTTGGCGTCACCCTGTTGATCTATCTGGTAGGGCGGTTGTTGCTTTCCAGCGATCGGAACCAGCCCGACGCGATGCTGCATCCCGGGGCCAAGCCGTCGATCGGTTTGGGGCGGATGACGCGGGCCTTCGCCGGAATCGTGCCGGTCTCTTCGTCGTCGTACGAGACGCTGCAGAAAGACATGGTCAAAGCGGGCTACTATCACCGTGACGCGGCGGATGAGTTTCTCGCGGTGCGTAACGCGGCGCTGGTTGCCTGGATTATCTTTGTCGGCGTCGCCTTGGTGGCGATTCCGGATCTGAGCGAATCGCTGACGCAGTTGATCTTGATCTTCAGCGTCGCGGTCCTGATTTTGATCTTCGCGATTCCGCGCGTCATTATCAGCTCGCAGGCGTCAGCCCGCGTTAGTCGTATTCAGCACGCATTGCCCGACGCGCTCGACATGATCACCATGACGACCACCGCGGGGCTGCCGCTGCAAAAGTCGATCAAGCGGGTCAGCGACGAGATGGTGCAAGCGCACGAAGACTTGGCGTGCGAGTTGATGATCATTGATCGTCAGGCTGAAACCGGCTCGCTCACCCAGGCGATTCAGAACTTCGCCAAACGGTTAGAGATCCCAGAAGTCAACGCGTTGTCGACGCTCGTTACCCAAGCGCAGCGCATTGGCGGCAGCGTAGCGGGAGCATTTCGCGAGTTTGCCGACAGCATTCGACGCACGCGGCGCCAGTTGGCCGAAGAGCGGGGGAATCAGAACTCGATCAAGCTGCTGATCCCGGTCATCTTTCTCTTGGCCCCGCCGATCTATATCTTGCTGCTGGGGCCATCGGCGTTGCGGCTGCATGACTTCATGACTACCGGCGCCCAGGAAGGTGGAGCGCTTGACCAGAACACGTCGGCCGCGGCGAGCCCGCTGCCAGAGCGGTACGAGTCGCCGTAG
- a CDS encoding Flp family type IVb pilin has product MSLLKRLWNDEAGFIVSTELILIATIVVIGLIVGLASVRDAVTSELSDVAGAIQDLDQSYTIWGITGHSAAVSGSDYSDNLDYCDTDGAVAGQIDNCIVISGANDTDESGNAPLPVNP; this is encoded by the coding sequence ATGTCTTTGCTGAAACGCTTGTGGAACGATGAAGCTGGTTTCATCGTTTCGACCGAATTGATTTTGATTGCGACGATCGTCGTGATTGGTTTGATTGTTGGTCTGGCTTCGGTTCGTGATGCCGTTACCTCGGAACTGTCCGACGTCGCTGGCGCGATCCAAGACCTGGATCAAAGCTACACCATCTGGGGCATCACCGGTCACTCGGCCGCCGTCTCGGGTAGCGACTACAGCGACAATCTGGACTACTGCGACACCGATGGCGCCGTCGCTGGCCAAATTGACAACTGCATCGTCATCAGTGGGGCCAACGACACGGACGAAAGCGGCAACGCCCCGCTTCCGGTCAACCCGTAG